In Bacillus horti, a single genomic region encodes these proteins:
- a CDS encoding citrate synthase/methylcitrate synthase: protein MKDIKKPSVTGLEGVVAADTAISLVDGDKGHLVLRGYWAKELALKHAFEEVAHLIWRGSLPSDDQFNQLKKKLANERDLPEYTINILKQLPEQMDMMSVLRALVGTFVLEGARWPPTLDQAVAITAKIPTIIAYRHRLIQGKALVAPKANLSHIENYLYMLSGEAPQPAHVQALEAYSILTMEHGMNASTFTARVISSTESDIVSAISGAIGAMKGPLHGGAPSGVIEMLEEIGNKEQVEAWIRGALERGERLMGFGHRVYKTHDPRSLALKEMIGSLEGQDEWLDLAYEVEKQAVELLEEFKPGRRLYTNVEFYAAAIMRAVQLPEQLFSPTFTLSRTVGWTAHVLEQAENNRIFRPQSTYIGRTPN, encoded by the coding sequence ATGAAAGACATAAAAAAACCTTCTGTAACTGGACTAGAAGGGGTTGTTGCGGCAGATACCGCTATTAGTCTTGTGGACGGCGATAAAGGACATTTGGTACTTAGAGGCTACTGGGCTAAGGAATTAGCTTTAAAGCATGCGTTTGAAGAGGTAGCCCATTTAATTTGGAGAGGCTCGCTCCCTAGTGATGATCAGTTTAATCAGTTAAAAAAGAAACTAGCAAATGAACGTGATCTACCAGAATACACGATAAACATCTTAAAGCAGCTACCAGAGCAGATGGATATGATGAGTGTTTTAAGAGCGCTAGTAGGAACTTTTGTTCTAGAGGGAGCAAGATGGCCTCCGACGTTAGATCAGGCAGTGGCTATTACAGCAAAAATACCAACGATTATTGCTTATCGTCATAGACTCATTCAAGGAAAAGCGTTGGTGGCTCCAAAAGCTAACTTGTCTCATATCGAGAATTATTTATACATGCTTTCAGGAGAAGCACCGCAGCCTGCCCATGTTCAAGCTCTTGAGGCATATTCCATTTTGACAATGGAGCACGGAATGAATGCTTCTACCTTTACGGCTCGAGTTATCTCTTCAACAGAATCAGATATTGTGTCAGCCATTTCAGGCGCTATTGGAGCAATGAAGGGGCCATTACATGGCGGAGCTCCTTCAGGTGTTATTGAGATGCTTGAAGAGATTGGGAATAAAGAGCAGGTCGAAGCATGGATTCGTGGTGCATTAGAGCGTGGTGAACGATTAATGGGCTTTGGACATAGAGTATACAAAACACATGATCCTAGATCGTTAGCTCTAAAGGAAATGATCGGTAGCCTTGAAGGGCAGGATGAATGGTTAGACTTAGCGTATGAGGTTGAGAAGCAGGCTGTTGAGCTTTTAGAGGAGTTTAAGCCTGGACGTAGACTTTATACAAATGTTGAGTTCTATGCTGCGGCTATTATGCGAGCGGTACAGCTTCCGGAGCAGCTCTTTTCACCTACCTTTACCTTAAGTAGAACGGTAGGTTGGACAGCACATGTATTAGAGCAGGCTGAAAACAACCGTATTTTCAGACCACAGTCCACGTATATTGGCCGTACACCAAACTAG
- a CDS encoding class I SAM-dependent methyltransferase, translating to MVYRGSQNYDQDSFFEKYQQLRKRSESANDTLEKPIFFEMLDKASDSILDLGCGNAAFGVELLERGASFYTGLEGSKNMVDEAKKNVASPIENRQAEIIHTTLEDWEYPVEKYDMVVSRLVLHYIEDIHHLFSKVYQALKPSGSFIFSIEHPLMTSAHESLKAGGLKQDWIIDNYFYTGKREHAWLGIQVKKYHRTIEDYFSSMQEAGFVIESLRESKPQLENFSSKETYERRMRIPLFLFLKARKV from the coding sequence ATGGTATACAGAGGTTCACAAAATTATGATCAGGATTCATTTTTCGAGAAGTATCAGCAGCTAAGAAAGAGAAGTGAAAGTGCAAACGATACTCTTGAGAAGCCAATATTCTTTGAAATGCTTGATAAGGCTTCTGATTCAATCCTAGACTTAGGCTGCGGGAATGCAGCTTTTGGTGTTGAACTGTTAGAAAGAGGTGCTAGTTTTTACACAGGATTAGAAGGATCGAAAAATATGGTGGATGAAGCAAAGAAGAATGTCGCATCCCCAATAGAAAATAGGCAAGCTGAAATTATACATACCACACTAGAGGATTGGGAGTATCCAGTTGAGAAGTATGACATGGTCGTGTCAAGGCTTGTGCTCCATTATATTGAAGATATCCACCATCTATTTTCTAAGGTGTACCAAGCTCTTAAACCATCAGGAAGCTTTATTTTCTCTATCGAGCATCCACTAATGACATCAGCACATGAATCATTAAAAGCAGGTGGGTTGAAGCAGGACTGGATCATTGATAATTATTTCTATACGGGTAAAAGAGAGCATGCTTGGTTAGGAATTCAAGTGAAGAAATACCATAGGACGATAGAGGATTATTTTTCTAGTATGCAGGAAGCGGGCTTTGTTATAGAAAGTCTCAGAGAATCCAAACCACAATTAGAAAACTTTAGTAGTAAGGAAACGTATGAACGTAGGATGAGAATACCCTTGTTCTTATTTTTGAAAGCTAGAAAAGTGTGA
- a CDS encoding GNAT family N-acetyltransferase gives MNQAPALHSERLILRKPEEGDIQDRFTCGRSAEVEKMCGRSTIDLQPYTYEEAKHWVERLMSKPLAWSIEYQGRCIGQARLIVNEIDRKARYAVGLFDESILGKGFGTEITQVVLHYAFSTLGLHRVELRVLEYNTRAIACYEKCGFVKEGLEREGALIDEKWFSDWRMSILEQEYFKEMK, from the coding sequence TTGAACCAAGCGCCAGCTTTACATTCAGAAAGGCTGATTCTAAGAAAGCCAGAAGAAGGAGATATTCAAGATCGATTTACTTGTGGAAGAAGTGCTGAAGTGGAGAAAATGTGTGGAAGAAGTACTATTGATCTCCAACCGTATACATACGAAGAGGCAAAGCATTGGGTTGAGCGATTGATGTCCAAACCTCTTGCGTGGTCTATTGAATATCAGGGGAGATGTATTGGCCAAGCTCGTCTGATAGTGAATGAGATAGATCGAAAAGCTAGGTATGCTGTTGGTTTATTCGATGAAAGCATATTAGGAAAAGGCTTTGGTACTGAGATTACTCAAGTAGTTCTTCATTATGCCTTTAGCACCCTCGGGCTACACCGAGTGGAGCTACGGGTTTTGGAATACAATACTAGAGCGATTGCTTGCTATGAGAAGTGCGGTTTTGTGAAGGAAGGATTGGAGCGTGAAGGGGCTTTGATTGATGAGAAATGGTTTAGTGATTGGAGGATGAGTATTTTAGAGCAGGAATATTTTAAAGAAATGAAATAG
- a CDS encoding ASCH domain-containing protein: MAKHRMTLYSKPFKSIVSGHKKVEIRLNDEKRRILQIGDLIEFEKLPERIEKVKVKVKDLIVYGTFKEMFAAIPFEDFDCAGWSMEEMLEGMYSIYTRAQEAEWGTLAIRIQKLDEQVEK, encoded by the coding sequence ATGGCTAAGCATAGGATGACGCTTTATAGTAAACCGTTTAAATCTATAGTTTCTGGTCATAAGAAGGTTGAGATCAGGCTAAATGACGAAAAGAGAAGAATTCTTCAGATTGGCGATCTCATTGAGTTTGAAAAGCTACCAGAACGGATAGAGAAGGTTAAAGTTAAGGTTAAGGATTTAATAGTGTATGGTACATTTAAAGAAATGTTTGCAGCCATTCCTTTTGAAGATTTTGATTGTGCTGGATGGTCTATGGAGGAAATGCTTGAGGGGATGTACAGTATTTATACACGTGCACAAGAAGCAGAGTGGGGGACTTTGGCTATTCGGATACAGAAATTAGATGAACAAGTGGAGAAATAG